DNA from Desulfuromonas sp. AOP6:
AGGGAGCTGACCATGACCACGGGCAGGGGATACTGGGGCATCAGGCGGCGCAGAAATTCGACGCCGTCCATGCGCGGCATCTCCACGTCGAGGGTGAGGACGTCGGGCTTGAGCTCGACGATCTTGTCCCGGGCCATATAGGGGTCGGAGGCGGTGCCGACCACTTCGATCCCTGGGTCCATGGCCAGACCGCTGGAGAGGATCTGGCGAACGAGAGCGGAATCATCGACAACGAGAACGCGAACTTTATGGGCCATCAGAGAGTTCCCTTCTGGTAGGCGGCGGGCATCAGGTAGCGATAGAGGGACTGGTTGCGTCCCAGGGTTTCGGAGTGCCCGATGAAGAGATAGCCCCCCGGCTCGGTGGATTGGTGGAAGCGTTTCACCAGAGCGTCGCGGGTCGGCTGGTCAAAGTAAATCATGACATTGCGGCAAAAGATGATGTGAAATGATTTTTTGAAGGGAAACTGGGTGTTCATCAGGTTGAAGCGACGAAAGGTCGCCTCTTTCTTCAGTGCATCCACCACCCCCCACTGATTTCCCGAGACTTTGCGGAAATACTTGCGGCGCCAGGCTTCCGGCAGAGAGGCGATACGGTCTTCCGGATAGACGCCGGTGGCGGCTGTTTCCAGCACACGTTCGGAGATGTCCGTGGCCAGGATGCCGGCGTCCCAGTGTTTATACTCCTGTCCCAGACATTCGTGCATGAGCATCAGCAGGGTATAGGCTTCCTCTCCGGTGGAGCAACCGGCGCACCAGACGCGCAGGTCCCGCCGGTTTTCCTGTTTAAGCCGAGAAATCACGGTCGGCAGCGCTGTCTGCAGGAAATAGTCGAAGTGATCCTTTTCCCGATTGAAGTAGGTGTAGTTGGTCGATACCAGGTTGATCAGATCGCTCAGACCCTTTTCGCCCGGTTCCTTGACGAGGAAATCGTAATAGCTCTGGAAGTTGGTAAATCCCTGTTGGCGCAACAACTTCTGCAGCCGGCCCACCAGCAGCGATTTCTTCTGGTCGGTAAGATTGATGCCGAAGCGATTGTAGATCAGGGTGCGCAGCGCATTGAACTCCGCATCCGAGATCGGCATCATGGCACCGCTGGCTTCAATGTTACCCATGTCGGTAGGTTGAGGGGCTTTCTGCATATAAACTCCTGCTGACCAGCGTAAAGCCGGCTCAGCTGTGGTCGCTCTTCTTTTCTTCGCTGATCTCCATCAGAGTGCCGACATCCATGATCAGGCTCACTTCACCGTTGCCGAGGATGGTGCAGCCGGAAAAACCTCTGACATGGCCAATGTAGTCCGACAGGCCCTTGATGACCGTCTGCTGCTGGCCCAGAATTTCGTCAACGAAAACGCAGATGCGGTTGTCCTGGTATTCGAGGACGATAAGGATGCCCTGGTCAAGCTCAAAGTGATCCGGTTTCTTGCCCAGTACCTCATGAAGACGGATAACAGGGAAGAAATTTTCGCGCACACGGGCGAGTTCCTCGCCGTCGGGGGTGATGGTGATGGCTGAACTGTGCGGGCGGAAGGCTTCCTTGATGGAAAGGATGGGGACAATGCATCTCGTCTCGCCCACCCGCACCAGCATGCCGTCGATAATCGCCAGGGTCAGGGGGATGCGCAGGGTCATGCGCGTGCCAACGCCAGGCTTGCTGTAGACCTCGACCTTGCCCTTGATCTTTTCCAGGTTCTGCTTCACCACATCCATGCCGACGCCGCGGCCGGAGATGTCGGTGATCTTTTCCGCCGTGGAGAAGCCCGGCTGAAAAATCATATTGTACACGACTTTGTCGCTCAGGTCCGAACCGTCTCCCTCAATCAGGCCATTTTTGATGGCCTTGGCCAGGATTTTTTCGCGGTTGAGACCACGGCCGTCGTCTTCGATGGTGATCCAGACCTCGCCCTCCTCATGACGGGCCGACAGCTTAACCGTCCCTTTTTCGACCTTGCCCGCCGCCCGGCGCTCCTCGGGAGGCTCAAGGCCGTGGTCGAGGGAGTTGCGCAGCAGGTGAACGAGGGGGTCGGTGATGGTCTCGATAACCGTTTTGTCCACCTCGGTTTCTTCGCCGAAGAGCTTCAGTTCCACCTTTTTGCCCGATTTGACCGAGAGGTCATGGACCAGGCGGATCATGCGGCGGAAAAGACCGGAGACGGGGATCATGCGGATGACCATAGCCATCTCCTGCAGCTCCCGCACGAGCTTGCTCATCTGCTGGGCCGCCTTGTTGAAGTTCTCCAGCTCCAGGCCCTGCAGGTCCGGGTTGTGAATCAGCATGTTCTCGGCGATGACCATCTCGCCGATGAGATTGATGAGGTTGTCCAGTTTTTCCAGATCGACACGGATGTCCTGCCTCTTTACGGCTCCTTTTTTCTCCCGACCCTCCTCGGTCGCCTGGGGTGTCTTCTTTTTCTGCTGTTCCTCCACGATGGCCGCCACCTGCTCGGGCCGGACCTTGCCCATGTCCACCAGAATTTCGCCGAGAGGCTTTCTCTGGCTGTTGACGGCAGCCTCCACCGTCTCGCTGTCGACCAGTCCCCGTTCGATGAGCATCTCGCCCAGGCGTGGACTGAGGAGTTTTTTCAGGCGATCCAGGTGCTCCTCAAGGCCGTCGATGCGACCGCTCCCTTCCTGGGCGACGTTGGCGATGGCGTCCCGCAGCACATCGACGAGTTCAAGGAGTACGGCGGCAGTCCCCCCTTCACTGAGATTGCTGCCTGATTTGGCCTCGTCGAGGACCGTTTCCATCTGGTGACTGAGTTTTTCCATGTCGCCGTAACCAAAGAAACCGCAGTTGCCTTTGAAACTGTGTACGTGGCGGAAGAGATCGGCGAGAACGTCCCTGTCTTCGGGGTTTTCCTCCCAGGCCAGCAAACCCTGTTCAGCATTCTGCAGCAGCTCGTCGGCTTCCTGGACAAAACGCTCGATCATTTCAGCCGTCAGCACCATCTGCAGGTCGAACTCGGCGTTTTCGGCGGGCTGCCCGGCCTCGGACGGCGCCTGCTCGGCGGAGACGTCTCTGCCGCCTCCTTTGGCCAGGGTGATGGCCTCTTCCAATCGCGAACCCATGACCTCGGCGGCCTCAGCCATGGCTTCGTCCTCGTAGGAGTTTTCCACGTGCTCCAGGGCCTCTTTGGCGAAGTCGCAGGTTTCGCACAGCAGGCTCACGTGGGCGGTCTGCAGCTCGATGGTGCCGGAGCGGACCAGATCAAGAAGATTCTCGGCGGCGTGGGCCACGCGGGTGATGTGATTGAACTCCAGGAAGCCGGCGCTTCCCTTCATCGAATGAAAGAGCCGGAAGACGGCGTTGATGGTCTTTTCATCGCCGCCGCTGTTGCCCAGTTCGATAATGGTCGGTTCGAGCTGCTCAATCATGTCCCGGCTTTCCTGGACAAACTCCTGGATAATCTCGATCTGGTCGGCTGAAATTTCGGAACTCATGGGTCTCCTCATGGCTCGCCGGGGTGGCCGGCGGTTTAATATCCTCCACCAGATAAAGGTGAAGGGAGGGGGCTTTCTTGTGAAGAGCTGGCCCCGAATGGCGTGCCTGTCACATGCCTGTGGCACATAAATGCTTGTCCAGGCGTCGCCGTGGGGGAATTTCTCAGGCTTCAAAGTGTATATTCTGACATGTGAATGTCTGGCTGGGTAGTTTTAAGCAA
Protein-coding regions in this window:
- a CDS encoding protein-glutamate O-methyltransferase CheR, which encodes MQKAPQPTDMGNIEASGAMMPISDAEFNALRTLIYNRFGINLTDQKKSLLVGRLQKLLRQQGFTNFQSYYDFLVKEPGEKGLSDLINLVSTNYTYFNREKDHFDYFLQTALPTVISRLKQENRRDLRVWCAGCSTGEEAYTLLMLMHECLGQEYKHWDAGILATDISERVLETAATGVYPEDRIASLPEAWRRKYFRKVSGNQWGVVDALKKEATFRRFNLMNTQFPFKKSFHIIFCRNVMIYFDQPTRDALVKRFHQSTEPGGYLFIGHSETLGRNQSLYRYLMPAAYQKGTL
- a CDS encoding chemotaxis protein CheA, whose translation is MSSEISADQIEIIQEFVQESRDMIEQLEPTIIELGNSGGDEKTINAVFRLFHSMKGSAGFLEFNHITRVAHAAENLLDLVRSGTIELQTAHVSLLCETCDFAKEALEHVENSYEDEAMAEAAEVMGSRLEEAITLAKGGGRDVSAEQAPSEAGQPAENAEFDLQMVLTAEMIERFVQEADELLQNAEQGLLAWEENPEDRDVLADLFRHVHSFKGNCGFFGYGDMEKLSHQMETVLDEAKSGSNLSEGGTAAVLLELVDVLRDAIANVAQEGSGRIDGLEEHLDRLKKLLSPRLGEMLIERGLVDSETVEAAVNSQRKPLGEILVDMGKVRPEQVAAIVEEQQKKKTPQATEEGREKKGAVKRQDIRVDLEKLDNLINLIGEMVIAENMLIHNPDLQGLELENFNKAAQQMSKLVRELQEMAMVIRMIPVSGLFRRMIRLVHDLSVKSGKKVELKLFGEETEVDKTVIETITDPLVHLLRNSLDHGLEPPEERRAAGKVEKGTVKLSARHEEGEVWITIEDDGRGLNREKILAKAIKNGLIEGDGSDLSDKVVYNMIFQPGFSTAEKITDISGRGVGMDVVKQNLEKIKGKVEVYSKPGVGTRMTLRIPLTLAIIDGMLVRVGETRCIVPILSIKEAFRPHSSAITITPDGEELARVRENFFPVIRLHEVLGKKPDHFELDQGILIVLEYQDNRICVFVDEILGQQQTVIKGLSDYIGHVRGFSGCTILGNGEVSLIMDVGTLMEISEEKKSDHS